One Arthrobacter sp. StoSoilB20 DNA segment encodes these proteins:
- the nrdI gene encoding class Ib ribonucleoside-diphosphate reductase assembly flavoprotein NrdI — protein sequence MATLTAATVRKATEAVTTRSHLIYFSSTSENTKRFVRKLGRDAARIPLYAQDAPLLALEPFVLVLPTYGGTNGEGSVPKQVIRFLNDPRNRKLIRGVIGAGNTNFADNYCAAGDIISVKCKVPHLYRFELMGTPEDVDRVNQGLEEFWTQLSQKQK from the coding sequence ATGGCAACGCTGACAGCGGCAACCGTACGCAAGGCGACGGAAGCTGTCACTACGAGGAGTCACCTCATCTACTTTTCCTCGACCTCCGAGAACACCAAACGATTCGTCCGGAAGCTGGGCAGGGATGCGGCTCGTATCCCCTTGTACGCCCAGGACGCTCCTCTTCTGGCACTTGAACCTTTCGTTCTTGTCCTGCCCACTTACGGCGGAACGAACGGCGAAGGTTCCGTGCCGAAGCAGGTCATCAGATTCCTGAACGATCCAAGGAACAGGAAACTGATCCGCGGTGTTATCGGAGCAGGGAACACGAACTTCGCGGACAACTACTGCGCGGCCGGGGACATCATCTCCGTCAAGTGCAAGGTGCCGCATCTTTATCGGTTCGAACTTATGGGAACACCCGAAGACGTAGACCGAGTGAATCAAGGATTGGAAGAGTTTTGGACACAACTGTCGCAGAAACAGAAGTAA
- the nrdE gene encoding class 1b ribonucleoside-diphosphate reductase subunit alpha — translation MPEAYKGLGYHELNAMLNLYGPNGEIQFEADREAAHQYFLQHVNNNTVFFHDLEEKLDYLVKNQYYERETLDQYTMNFIRDLFNRAYKKKFRFETFLGAFKFYTSYTLKTFDGKRFLERYEDRVCMVALHLARGNEDLANRLVDEIIDGRFQPATPTFLNAGKAQRGELVSCFLLRIEDNMESIARAINSALQLSKRGGGVALSLTNIREHGAPIKQIENQSSGVIPVMKLLEDSFSYANQLGARQGAGAVYLHAHHPDIHRFLDTKRENADEKIRIKTLSLGVVVPDITFELAKKNEDMYLFSPYDVEKVYGVPFSDISVTEKYYEMVDDSRIKKTKISAREFFQTLAEIQFESGYPYIMFEDTVNRANPIDGKITMSNLCSEILQVSSPSIYAEDLSYETVGKDISCNLGSMNIAKTMDSPDFGLSIETSIRALSAVSDMSYINSVPSIAQGNAQSHAIGLGQMNLHGYLAREHVHYGSEEGLDFTNIYFYTVLFHALRASNRLAIETGQKFGGFEKSTYASGEFFDKYTEQEWAPETDRVKELFAGHHIPTQDDWRELKASVMEHGIYNQNLQAVPPTGSISYINNSTSSIHPVAAKIEIRKEGKIGRVYYPAPYLTNDNLEYYQDAYEIGYEKIIDTYAAATQHVDQGLSLTLFFKDTATTRDINKAQIYAWRKGIKTLYYIRLRQLALEGTEVEGCVSCML, via the coding sequence CTGCCTGAGGCTTATAAGGGCTTGGGTTATCACGAGCTCAACGCCATGCTGAATCTGTACGGACCGAACGGCGAAATCCAGTTCGAAGCCGACCGTGAAGCAGCGCACCAGTACTTCCTGCAGCACGTGAACAACAACACGGTGTTCTTCCATGACCTGGAAGAGAAGCTCGACTACCTGGTGAAGAACCAGTACTACGAGCGCGAAACGCTCGACCAGTACACCATGAACTTCATCCGCGACCTCTTCAACCGCGCCTACAAGAAGAAGTTCCGCTTCGAGACCTTCCTTGGTGCCTTCAAGTTCTACACGTCCTACACACTGAAGACGTTTGACGGCAAGCGCTTCCTGGAGCGCTACGAAGACCGTGTCTGCATGGTTGCCCTGCATCTGGCCCGCGGCAACGAGGACCTGGCCAACCGCCTCGTCGATGAAATCATTGACGGCCGCTTCCAGCCGGCAACCCCCACGTTCCTCAATGCCGGCAAGGCGCAGCGCGGCGAGCTCGTCTCCTGCTTCCTGCTTCGCATCGAAGACAACATGGAGTCGATCGCCCGCGCCATCAACTCCGCCCTTCAGCTCTCCAAGCGTGGCGGCGGTGTTGCCCTCTCGCTCACCAACATCCGCGAGCACGGTGCCCCGATCAAGCAGATCGAAAACCAGTCCTCCGGCGTGATCCCCGTGATGAAGCTCCTCGAAGACAGCTTCTCCTACGCCAACCAGCTCGGTGCCCGCCAGGGTGCAGGTGCCGTCTACCTGCACGCCCACCACCCGGACATCCACCGCTTCCTGGACACCAAGCGCGAGAACGCTGATGAGAAGATCCGCATTAAGACCCTTTCCTTGGGCGTTGTGGTTCCGGACATCACGTTCGAGCTCGCCAAGAAGAACGAGGACATGTACCTCTTCTCGCCGTACGACGTCGAGAAGGTCTATGGTGTTCCGTTCTCCGATATTTCGGTGACCGAGAAGTACTACGAGATGGTTGACGATTCCCGGATCAAGAAGACCAAGATCAGCGCCCGTGAGTTCTTCCAGACGCTCGCGGAGATCCAGTTCGAGTCCGGCTACCCGTACATCATGTTCGAGGACACCGTGAACCGGGCCAACCCGATCGACGGCAAGATCACCATGAGCAACCTGTGCTCGGAGATCCTGCAGGTTTCCTCGCCGTCCATCTACGCCGAGGACCTCAGCTACGAGACCGTCGGCAAGGACATTTCCTGCAACCTCGGTTCCATGAACATCGCCAAGACCATGGATTCGCCGGACTTCGGACTCTCCATCGAGACGTCCATCCGCGCCCTCAGCGCTGTGTCCGACATGTCCTACATCAACTCAGTTCCGTCCATCGCGCAGGGCAACGCCCAGAGCCACGCGATCGGCCTGGGCCAGATGAACCTCCACGGCTACCTTGCCCGCGAGCACGTCCACTACGGTTCCGAAGAGGGCCTGGACTTCACCAACATCTACTTCTACACGGTGCTGTTCCACGCCCTGCGTGCTTCAAACCGCCTGGCCATCGAGACCGGCCAGAAGTTCGGCGGCTTCGAGAAGTCCACCTACGCATCCGGTGAGTTCTTCGACAAGTACACCGAGCAGGAATGGGCTCCGGAGACGGACCGCGTCAAGGAACTCTTTGCCGGCCACCACATCCCCACCCAGGATGACTGGCGCGAGCTGAAGGCCTCTGTCATGGAGCACGGCATCTACAACCAGAACCTCCAGGCCGTGCCGCCTACCGGTTCCATCAGCTACATCAACAACTCCACGTCCTCCATCCACCCGGTGGCCGCGAAGATCGAAATCCGCAAGGAAGGCAAGATCGGCCGCGTCTACTACCCGGCTCCGTACCTGACCAACGACAACCTGGAGTATTACCAGGATGCCTACGAAATCGGCTACGAGAAGATCATCGACACCTACGCCGCTGCTACGCAGCACGTGGACCAGGGCCTGTCCCTGACGCTGTTCTTCAAGGACACCGCCACCACGCGCGATATCAACAAGGCGCAGATCTACGCATGGCGCAAGGGCATCAAGACCCTCTACTACATCCGTCTCCGCCAGCTCGCGCTGGAAGGGACTGAGGTTGAGGGCTGCGTTTCCTGCATGCTCTAG
- a CDS encoding LysR family transcriptional regulator — MVNLHHLRTLMEVTRLGSFAAAAAQLGYTASAVSQQMAALERDTGVELFQRSARSVVPTEAAVTMTRHASKVLTDVEALMAAASRTNDSPAQELRLGIFPSLATYVLPEILRNERWNGLGIELRVSVAEPAQTIQGLRSGGELDVALVYQVGQSGLAWPHSLERQWIGDDDFRVVLPASWKIREDAEIEAAHLSDMPWIVHHPGTSDALVIERLFASCNLHPRVVAYSDDFHASLEMTAAGLGASLVPELALRNRPSGVVVLDVPDIRLARNVFALLINEKRTAQVQLFTQLLADTLRDTSGKSGLHPLKTAPVKGPQRRR, encoded by the coding sequence ATGGTCAATCTCCACCACCTCCGGACGCTGATGGAAGTAACCCGTTTGGGTTCCTTCGCTGCCGCCGCCGCCCAGCTTGGCTACACGGCCTCGGCAGTCTCCCAACAGATGGCCGCGCTGGAACGCGATACCGGCGTCGAACTCTTCCAACGCTCGGCCCGCAGCGTTGTCCCTACGGAGGCGGCCGTGACCATGACCCGGCACGCCTCGAAGGTACTGACCGACGTCGAAGCCCTTATGGCAGCGGCCTCGAGAACCAACGACTCCCCCGCCCAGGAACTGAGGCTGGGCATCTTCCCGAGCCTTGCCACCTACGTACTGCCGGAGATCCTGCGGAACGAACGATGGAACGGGTTGGGCATTGAACTGCGCGTCTCCGTGGCAGAGCCGGCCCAAACCATCCAGGGACTGCGCAGCGGCGGCGAACTGGATGTAGCACTGGTGTACCAAGTGGGACAGTCCGGCCTGGCGTGGCCCCACTCCCTGGAACGGCAATGGATCGGCGACGACGACTTCCGCGTGGTGCTGCCGGCCTCATGGAAAATCCGGGAGGATGCAGAAATCGAGGCAGCACACTTGTCCGATATGCCGTGGATCGTCCACCACCCAGGCACCAGTGACGCACTGGTGATCGAGCGCCTGTTCGCCAGCTGCAACCTCCACCCCCGCGTGGTGGCCTACAGTGACGACTTCCATGCCAGCTTGGAAATGACGGCCGCCGGGCTGGGCGCCTCGCTGGTACCCGAACTGGCGCTCCGGAACCGGCCATCCGGCGTCGTGGTCCTCGATGTTCCGGACATCCGATTGGCACGAAACGTCTTTGCCCTGCTCATCAACGAAAAGCGGACCGCCCAAGTGCAGTTGTTCACACAGCTGCTGGCCGACACCCTGAGGGACACCTCCGGCAAGAGCGGACTTCACCCCCTGAAAACCGCGCCTGTCAAGGGTCCGCAACGGCGTAGGTGA
- the nrdH gene encoding glutaredoxin-like protein NrdH yields the protein MTVTVYTKPACVQCNATYRALDKKGIAYQSVDISQDAEALERLKALGYMQAPVVVTEQDHWSGFRPDKIEELAQAVSSVA from the coding sequence ATGACCGTAACGGTTTACACGAAGCCGGCCTGTGTTCAGTGCAACGCAACCTACCGGGCACTCGACAAGAAGGGCATTGCCTACCAGAGTGTCGACATCTCCCAGGATGCCGAGGCCCTCGAGCGCCTCAAGGCACTGGGCTACATGCAGGCTCCGGTTGTCGTAACCGAGCAGGACCACTGGTCTGGTTTCCGCCCGGACAAGATCGAGGAACTGGCCCAGGCCGTTTCCTCCGTGGCCTAA
- a CDS encoding DUF2004 domain-containing protein, with protein MGKVASKHFGEIELNHGSEHCFVARHELAGNQLELDLNVTAHDHFDEAAMRKVDYRLRFLPELVDQVREMIADELDQDGTNPQQFLHFHSSQLKDEQLESVFGVRDKGQLTNDVFLKALKLGHVAIYPGQPERYFVLDFTLGSRFTDELLVVAADEDGVVDDEILWE; from the coding sequence ATGGGCAAGGTAGCGAGCAAGCATTTTGGGGAGATTGAGCTCAACCACGGGAGTGAACATTGCTTCGTCGCGAGGCACGAGCTCGCCGGCAACCAACTGGAGCTGGACCTCAATGTCACTGCGCACGACCACTTTGACGAGGCCGCCATGCGCAAGGTGGACTACCGCTTGCGCTTCCTGCCCGAGTTGGTGGACCAAGTCAGGGAAATGATCGCCGACGAGCTCGACCAAGACGGCACCAACCCTCAGCAGTTCCTGCATTTCCACAGCTCGCAGCTCAAGGATGAGCAGCTGGAATCGGTCTTCGGCGTCCGGGACAAGGGCCAGCTCACCAACGATGTGTTCTTGAAAGCACTTAAGCTCGGCCACGTCGCCATCTACCCCGGACAGCCGGAACGCTATTTCGTCCTGGACTTCACGCTCGGATCACGCTTCACCGACGAGCTCCTGGTGGTCGCAGCGGACGAGGACGGCGTGGTGGACGACGAAATCCTCTGGGA